GCCAAGTTTAGCCCAATgcctcaaccctagcctgacccaaccctgactcagggccaggaatTTCCAGCCCTtacctgccctcagggccaaatatcttagcctaggccctgttcgggctcagggcgggttcgggctgacagggccaaacttgcacccataAGAGAAAGCTTATCATTGCATCTTTGGGGTTGAGTGTCTTGTATTTTGTGGGTCTATATATTTATTATTGGGTCAGTATTTGTAATTGAGTAGGGTTTTGGTTCCTTTACATGTACGGTGTAAAATTAGAATTGTGTGGAATTACAATTTTTTGTATAGAAAACTTTAGACACAAGCAAAGGGAAATCACTTTGTGAGTTAGAGAATCGTGTAGAGAGCATTTTTTTGTTTAGTGAAAAATCTTTGTTTCTCTCAGGTGGATGTAGGTGTTTGTGCCGAACAACCTAAATTCCTTGAGTTATATGTGTGCTTGTTTACTTGGTTTCTTCATCGTAGTTGCTCACCCTCATTATAAACATGTGATCATAAGCCTCATGTAAATGAAAAATACATTGATGATTGTAGAACTTACTTAAAACCCTTTGTGTGTTGTAGTAACTCTCCACCCAACATCTCTTCCTTAGATAGATCTTCATATAATTCATCTTCGTTTTCAGGTAAGGGGAGCTTTCTCTTTTTAAATGCAGCTACTATAACCTAAATTAAATTAAGAAGAGGATTAATAGAGAAGGTATATGTGTGAGTGAAATTAATTGTACAAGATATATATACCTGGAGCATCCGAGTGAAAGGGCTACCGTTGGGAATTTGATGTCTGTAGAATTTAAAGCCGAAAACAAACACTATGATCCCAAGCAAAACAATAGCTGCACATAGAGCGAAACCAAGGTCCCATCCTTTATAGTTCTGGAGCCAAACTACGAAAACTAGACCTATTATTCCTCCAATTGATATGCCAATTGTGTACCAGTTGAAGAAGCTAGACTTGCGGCGAAGCCCAATTTCGTCTTCACCAAACTGGTCTCCCCCAAAGGATGGAAGGTTTGCTCTCGTAAAACCTTCACCCAATGCCACAATATACAATGCTATGTTAAGTATAGCAGCATTAGAGCCATGGACAGGCTTACAATTGCTCGATTGCTTAGAGATGTCACATGGTGGTGGTTGTAGTGATGGAAGATATGCTTGCAATGCTAGCAATCTATACCCCTGCACCATTAAAAGACGATATTACTAAGTGAGTAGTCCGATGTGAAGACTTATAAGGACTTAGACACCCTCTCTTTTAAGGGTTAGCTTTTAAAGGTGAAATCTATTTGAGTCCCCTAACACTATATACAAAAAAGGGGAGTCCTTAGTCCTTACCAGAATCTCCAGGGGACCAAAGATGACAATGCCCTTGAATCTAGTGATATATGAGTCAGTAAGGAAGCCTCCGAGCAAAGCAAATCCCGCGGACGCACCATTAAAGTTACTAACAGTAGTTGATGAGGTTGCAATATCCATATGCATTATGTTATGAAGGTAAGTCACCAAGttcatcaagtttggaataaaaGCTGCATACATCATAGTAGTGGTAACTGCAACATCCAAATCCTATCAATTAGTTACTCCATTTCACAGATCATCCAATAGGAGAACATAAGAAATTAAATCTTCAATTTCAAGTTAACAATGAAGATAATAGAGAGAGAATTACATTTCAAGCTAATAATGAAGATAGTAGCTAGAGAGAGAATTAAATAAAGGTTTCACTCACAGCAGATAAGCCATGAAGCCTTATTTCCATCTTGTCTCTCTTTGTTGATGGGCTTGCCCTCACAATGTAAGGAACCCTTGAGTACTACTGCCATGTTAATGTGAAGCTTAGCTTGCTCTGTGTCAAGCATTCCTCCCAAGTCTCTCAATATTTAAGCCTATATACATATGAAGAAGACTTAAATTTTCAATGGAGACTAGAAATTATTAGGGTTAATGTAAAAAAGATTCCTCAAGCAGTGGTTGTTAGCATGTCTAAGTAGATGTGGTTTTAATAAATTTAATATATTgtcaaataataaaaatataactaagttttcctccactaCTCGGTCAATGGATTCCTCAAAAATCCTAGGATTCACaacccctcctaggttttagtatgttccccaaaataTCCTCCGATATCCCTACATGCATCTGAAACCACCTTGGTGAATAGATTCTCATTCATcatggttgaaggaaaactcggtccatcAATTTTTTTCTGATGGCTGACTTGATACTCTCACTCCGGTCTGGTCCGGTCCATCCCGGTCCCCTTTTTTTTAGCAATGCCTTAAATTGGGTTGTGGGCAATCCATGCCACTGCAGATATGGACTCGTAAATTTAAATAATGATTAATGAGGGCTTTGGTGGTCTCATAATAATTAAATGCCTATTTCCATGTGAGTTGTttcttagtttttttctttttgtctttaatGCCTAGTGGCTTCACTCTATAGACAAAAtggtctttatttttcttaatagtAAGTTTGACTTTTTCTTATACTGCACCAGTTTCTTAAAAACACCTATAAAAATCAATTTATTAATGCTGTTCCActtcatttgttttttcttttttttttttaatgcccATTGGCTTCATTTTATTGACCAAATGGTCTTTATAATTTCTATTATTAATTAGAGAAGGGCAAAGCTGTTTGTAATCAACCCGGTTACAACACAATATTGTAACGGACTTATTTACCCACCTCACTCTACTTACCAATCATTGAAGAGAAGGGTGATTTTTGTAATTATCCCTCCCAATCCTCCTCCCTGTTCCTTTCCTCGCCGGCTCCACTCGAGCTTTGGATCCCTCCTCCCCTAAGGTTCCTTGCCCCTCTCCTGCAATTCCCCGCCGCCCCATCTCACCTTGCCCTACATCTCCCTGCCACAACAACTGCAACAATCCCCCTTGAATTCAATACCTTCTTCAACAAACATCTGAATCAGATGCGCACGCCTACCGTAGACTTGTAAATACCTGAAGTTATTTATGTCATGTactaagagaaagagaagatgggaCTTGTGGAGCTGAGATGGTTGAACTCTGATCTCTCCCATCGTgtaccttctatttattaatgTTAAATTCCCCCACTATTGGGCTCTCGCTACTCTCTTCGGGCATTGTCATATAACTACATACTCTGTAACCTACAAATTTCCAAAATTGTTTACTAATTAATTTTTCTATGTCCCTAGCATAGGAGCAGCTAGCTTTTATATCACttgtagattggtgagggaccAAATCATACTTGGAGTGGAGCTGATTGGTACAATATCTAGATTTCAGAGTTGAGCAAAAGAACAGGGGCTCCGCCCTACCTCTTGCTCCATGTATCTTTATATCCAGAAAACATATAAACAGGATCTCTACCTCATCCCTTCTTGTTCTTGAAATGTCTATTTGAAATTGGGTTTTCTAAACATATAACGTTCTATTTGTGACCATGTGAGAGCGGTAGAGTGAACCTGGAGCTTTAgctcttgagagagagagagagagagagagaaagcagtGAGATGGCGGCCATTGTTGATTCCCAGACAAACAGAAACTTTCGTATTGGAGATTGCTATGAAGAGGGAGAGATGTCGGAGCGGCCATTGTTGATTCCCAGACAAACAGAAAGAATCCTTCGTATTGGAGACTGctatgaagagagagaaaccacAGGGCTGATTAGGGTTGAAGGTAATAAATTTACATTTTTAGCCTTTCTGAACAATTGGCATGTCATACTATGAGGGTAAGAAATGTATGGTTCCAATTTCTGTTTGTAACTTTCTTAGTTACAAACAAATGCACCCAATAGAGAAAGTCTTGCAGATCAGCAGATGGAGACAAGggtaccttttatttttttttttggtaaccaaCATGGGTACATTTAACATATATAATCTGAACTGTCACGTTTTTGTTTGTGAAAAGGTTTCCAATGTTAACATTATTCTGTGGGcaaattacagatcaccccttgattttcaatcaaaacttagatcatcccctgatttttttgaaaaaacgcAAACgtccctctacagtaacggtgttaatttaaatcaaaaaaaaaaatgaaatgataaatttaacctcaaattttaatttttcaaatttgacttttcattttcatttttacttttattctctctcctctttcacgATAATCTCTTCCGTCCCTCTCTCCCACTCTCAAAGAACCACCGGAGGATGGAGATGTTGCCGCTGGGCTGTGAGCGCAAGGAGAAACCAGAGAATCCGTCGGAGATGGAGATTACTCCTCCCTTGGCAGCCCGAAATCTCTTCCACAGCCTGGCAAACCTAAGGATCCTGTTCTACTCTGAAACAGGGCGCACAAATTCAAACAGGGAGAGGTCTttctttaaaaccctagccctgtcaaagaagaagatgacgagTGTTGTTGTTGCTTGGATTCCAccagaagaaataaaatttacaaAGGGGTATCCGACAGCGTTTATCCAGGGAGAGCGAAAAATATACTATTAAAAATCAAGCAGGTTTGATTCTTCCAATGATTTTAGGGAATGAGAATCACACCCTGTTGATGGGGGGTTAGCATTAAGTCTTCTGAAGGGGTTAGCATTAAGGGCTTCTCTGTATATCTGAACCCAACCACTAAACTAGAAACCCAAAAGGTCTCCAATTTCCCAGGAAGATTCGATTTTCTGGGTTCATAAAACTTCGTTACaattgaaattttcaaagaGGTCTTGGATCACAAAATTTACAGAAGGATGGATCGATCCAAGAGGGACCTTCTTTGTTGATCGTCTCTTCCCTGAACCTCTCTGGATGCTGGAATTTATCGTTGAAACTTTAAAGATAAAAACAcaagttttgtttcttttaggATTATTGCCGCCTTCATCTTCCCCCTCccatttttccctttctttaaatgaattttctcttcttattattcttttggACTGGGAAGATCTACTGTATTTTGTTAGATTGATTTGAATAACCATAATTCAAATGTAGAATCTGCTACTCGTTTATCACCTTCTCTGTACACCCTCTGAATTTTGGAATCCGTTTATGTCGACGGGAATCGCTTCTCCATTGAAGTTCACAGAGAGGAGAAGCTTGGTGAGGTTCTTGTTATGCATCAGAATCTGAAATGCCAGTGATGTTGGTCAACCGATTGAAGGAAATTGCAAGGTAAGATAGGTTCCTTAATGGGTTTTCTTCACCGAACAGGAAAAAAGGGGTTTAgggctttttttgtttttttgtttttttgggtttcaccGGCATCTGAGGCCGGGGTTATGGCCGTCGGACCCTGACGGTCGTTGGCCGTGTCTGAGCTTGGCCGCCGGCCTCTGATTCGGTCGTCGCAAGAGACCACGGTGGTGgttattaaaaccctaaatgggtTTTCTCCATTATCATTCTTGGTTTTTCATTCTTGGCTtagcgatttggggaagaaggagagggaaagggtagtttagggatttaaatttatttaactggctgacatcatcacttaacaggaTAAAATTAATgttagggactaatttatcattttgGAGTCTAAACCaaaaggtgatttgagttttttcaaaaattaggggtgatctgagttttgattgaaaatcagggggtgatgtaTAATTTATCCTTATGcttttcatttatttcctaTTCAGATTTAATTGTCAAGAACATGGatttaggaattggtatcgaATTGGTCATTCATATAGTATTGGCCACGACGATATCCATACTTGTCCAATATCAGACCAATGGTACAAATTTTGAGGGCAGAACAGTTAAAAAACATATGATATTGAAATCTTAGGAGGCAAAAATCATTCAATCCGGCTTGATATGGTCAATTCATATTGGTATTAGTATCAATATTGACAACAATGGATACCAGTGCCAATACTGTGAACTGAATCCCtgatcaagagagagaaaaaaatatttgttgaTGCAGCAAAATAATCAATGTGGCattaaaggaaaagagaagttAATTTCCAAGAgtgaaaaaaaattgttgactTGGTAAGTCATGTGATGTGGCattcaatgaaaaaaaaaaaatccagtatTGGTCACCTTATAAACCGATAAGATACCAATAAAAATTAGCACCCATCGTCCTCTATCGAACAAGTTTACCCCTGGTCTTCTTtaaaaatcgattttttttattatatattttttttggtagaaaatgtTGGTGAGAGGGCAGTGACTAGGGAGGTCGAAGGGAACACAAAAATGTTTGTGAGGCCCAAATAACTTTGAAGTAATCAATGGCTTCTTGCTCAATGGCTGCATGTTGGGTCACCTGCTACCCCTGCGAATTCAGATTAGAAAGAATCCTATTATTGCTACTTCTAACCTTAATATGGAAAAACTGGAATTAGCATTTCCATGTTGAAGCCACTTCTCTAGCACTCAACATCTGAACCTACTTAACCAAATCCCTTTCTTAATGCTACAATAAAGGGTCAAGAGGGAAGGTTATCAAATTCTCTTGGATTTGCGCAGGGAATTCCTCAGCTTGTTGGAGAAAGGGAGAAGTCTTTCTAAAGTGCAGTTTGCTTACAcgatttcagtttgattttgacacccttatgcaAACCACACACTCTCAAGCAATTGGCAGGCTAAGTCATACCATTCACATTCACATTCACAATCACAAAACTGGTTCTAAGCAAGTCCGGTGGAATCATTGACCAGAAAAGACAATCCTGTTTGCAGAgcgttgggctcctctgtagcgcgacatGATGTGTAGCGCACCATCCAACGACCTGCAGTGTTTGGACACATTGGACTGTGTGCCCACACACTGCAAGCCatcagatggtgcactacacaCCATATCGCAttacagaggacccaaatccgtTCGTAGACCGTGGAATCATTGCCTATACTGGCTGAGGGGAGCCAATAAACGGTTTAATGTAAATTTGATTGTACCAGGACAATCATTATCTCCtatttgaaatttctttttggtaaatgaaCTCCAGATTTTTTCTGAATAAAGAATTGTAAGGCGAACAGGACACATTTAAGATAGTAAGAGTAGAACAACTTGCAAATCTTCTCACATTCAAAAACCTAAAATTGAAGATCACAGCATCAAGTACAAGAGATTATCCAGGTTTAACCAAATAAATGTATACAAGTAAACCAGAACCCTAGAGCTACGATTATGACCATTTAAACGAAACAAAATTTGATAGTGTCAAATAAATCCATTTTTGTAAATTCAACCTGGGACCTCTAGATTCTTAAACGATAGCGTTGGCAGCACTAGCAATCCTAGGCCACAGATCTGCACACTCCTTTCCAATCGGACCTGTAATAGCTGATCCTGCATAAGCCAACAAGCATAAGAATAATGAGAAACTCAATAAACTATCAACTGATCATTGTCTACCAGCACTAAGAACCGCCACATCAAGGGTTGGTGTTATCCACAATTAAAATTCCTGACAAACCAATCAAACTTTCGACTGTAGTTCAAGAGAACTCCAACGACAAGAATTACAATGACAGATATGacccatttaaaaaaataaaaggctaTACATTCAATATATCCAAGCCAACTTGTAATACTGAGAACTATTTTGTAATCTAATTTGGAGAATGCAAGTTACCTTTCATTTCTCCCTTGGGGTTCACAATAACTCCAGCATTATCTGCAAAATCAAAGGCATAACAACAATCAGTCTAGGAAGGACGACAGCTTCTTTGGATTCACTTGAAGGGAAGAAACATTACACTACAAAGATCCAACCAATTTTACTGATAAATCAGAAGCTTGCTTCAAGATAcgacaaaaatgaaaaaatattagGCAAACAAAGATCATTTTCATGTTTGTCCCAGTTTAGCATTAGAAAATGAAAAGAGTCAAGTCATTGAATTGCAACAGCCTGTAACAGTTCTTCAGAGGAATCCTTCCTCATAATAATGTAATTGATACTAGCTTTCACACTAGAAATAGCAGGTAAGACATAACTTAAACAACCACAAAGGCTAACCGAACAATAGACACAATGATTCTACTCTATTGCTCATCTTAGTTACAGACAATTTGCCTATGCAGTAGTTACAGTGATGCAGATAGGTAACTAAAGCCAACAGAGTCAAAATGCAAACCAAACAATTCCTGTGCTGTGCCTGAACATCAAAAAAATGATCACTCTGTCTAACCCGTCTTTACTGAACCATAGATCATCTTAattatttctttcaaaataaaatcatatagCACTACGATGAACAGCCAAGCAACTATAACTATATCCATTCTGTTATGGGTAACCCTTTCAGGGCACAGACAACTACTACAAGTACTTTGTAATTTCGACAACCTACTATTTTCTACACAAGATTTTCAGAACGAAAAATGAAGTACCAAAGACCAAGAGAAAGAAGACCTGAACTGCGACGATTTTTCCTTGTGAAATAAGGAGGGAATACCAGTCCTAGTCGTGTTGGTTAGAAATTAGgagttgttttgattttttattgttAGTCCATCTAATAATCATGGCTGGATTTTGTATTAGTCCTTTTCcagttttgatatttaaaagtTTCGGTAGAGTCCTAGCTGAAACAGGAGTTATATTAGGCTGGCCAACAGGTCTGTTTTATCAGAACTagttttgcttttattttcattcttaatCCAGGAATTGGTCCAGGTCAGTCCATGAGTCTGtccaatccaaatccaaaattaTAAATATACATATAGGCATAACAAcaccccccctaaaaaaaagaaactatttTATGAATTAAGCACACCTCAGTTTCATTGTAAGCACTGTGGATTCAATACTTGCTCTGAGTGGATTCTCAGGTTTAACTCAGTGGATTCCAAAGGGGCTTCAAATGTATTCCCGGCCTCTATCTATTCTACCCCTCTATctcatcaatcaatcaatcacaaCAGGTCAGTTTATTCTACTTCTTAAACACCTCCAACTCCCCTGCTTTCACTCAAGTTTTCAAGTTGCTTTCTACTGCAATATCTTTCGGGATATTGATCAGA
The sequence above is a segment of the Telopea speciosissima isolate NSW1024214 ecotype Mountain lineage chromosome 7, Tspe_v1, whole genome shotgun sequence genome. Coding sequences within it:
- the LOC122670091 gene encoding protein NRT1/ PTR FAMILY 4.5-like, which codes for MLDTEQAKLHINMAVVLKGSLHCEGKPINKERQDGNKASWLICFTTTMMYAAFIPNLMNLVTYLHNIMHMDIATSSTTVSNFNGASAGFALLGGFLTDSYITRFKGIVIFGPLEILGYRLLALQAYLPSLQPPPCDISKQSSNCKPVHGSNAAILNIALYIVALGEGFTRANLPSFGGDQFGEDEIGLRRKSSFFNWYTIGISIGGIIGLVFVVWLQNYKGWDLGFALCAAIVLLGIIVFVFGFKFYRHQIPNGSPFTRMLQVIVAAFKKRKLPLPENEDELYEDLSKEEMLGGELLQHTKGFKFLDRASILNGKNGNWTLCTVTQVEELKIILRMFPIFVSAVVAYIPLPLILTLTVQQGGTMNNKLGKIHISPASPASLMIIPIILQILLIILYDRLFVPFARKITGYRTGITHLQRIAIGFISGTIATCIAAVIEMKRKSVARDHGLIDSGDQVPMSVFWLGLQFFALGINDAFTFVGLLEFFNSEVSKGMKSIGTAIFFCVTALTSYIGTIVVNVVNKTTSHPDTGEIGWLEGNNLNKNHLDRFYWLLTILGLVGYLNYLFWAKRYVYRRDYLVQKD